The Sediminispirochaeta smaragdinae DSM 11293 genome has a segment encoding these proteins:
- a CDS encoding M48 family metallopeptidase, translating to MRPGSTSTKRAEIIHEWHKSLLHEFIPQLISKWGPKIGVSVSAYYLQRMKTKWGSCNHRQGNIRLNTELVKKPKDLIEYVVVHEMIHLLEPTHNDRFVNLITEVYPSWKEARMELNELPLAAEEWKE from the coding sequence ATTCGACCAGGAAGCACCTCCACGAAACGGGCCGAGATCATCCACGAATGGCATAAGTCTCTACTCCACGAGTTCATCCCCCAGCTCATTAGCAAATGGGGACCGAAGATCGGCGTTTCCGTCTCGGCCTATTATCTACAACGGATGAAAACAAAGTGGGGTAGTTGTAATCACAGACAGGGAAACATCCGCCTCAACACCGAACTTGTTAAGAAGCCAAAGGATCTGATTGAGTATGTCGTCGTCCATGAAATGATCCACCTTTTGGAACCAACTCATAATGACAGATTCGTCAATCTAATTACTGAGGTCTACCCCTCCTGGAAGGAAGCGCGGATGGAACTTAACGAGTTGCCGTTGGCAGCTGAGGAATGGAAGGAGTAA
- a CDS encoding helix-turn-helix domain-containing protein, translating to MDIVDSDIGRGLIGILSTLQYSLTVGQPSSSNIKRYRSKKKLTQHDLSELSGISLPAIKNIERKKGLPRTNTLRAISKALDCRLQDLVKPIGELSAVHFRARSKMNRREQILAQVSKWLNDFAFLEALLLDKEEYKLHKLAGTSGKLSPIQYAEEARRIIGLKVDEPIHDICGLLESCGIKILLLPYSSDAFNGLSVGENDKGPAIIINTWERISIERQIFSTAHELGHLLMHLSDYDGKARSEDKVQEKEADLFAGYFLMPEQGFDSEWAETAGMPFVERVMKIKSIFKVSYKTVLYRLKQKGIASDMIWLRFQQLYEAKYNKKLSFKEEPFPEGSEPFGLKPFDFYADRLVRLVRRAVEEEKISISRAAEILNLSTEQMMERITEWEEFGQ from the coding sequence TTGGACATCGTAGATTCTGATATTGGACGAGGACTTATAGGCATTCTTTCAACCCTCCAGTATTCCTTGACAGTTGGCCAGCCCAGCTCATCCAATATTAAACGTTACAGAAGCAAGAAGAAGCTTACTCAGCACGATCTCTCCGAGCTATCAGGGATCTCCCTTCCTGCTATCAAGAATATTGAAAGGAAGAAGGGACTGCCGAGGACTAACACTCTACGGGCCATAAGTAAGGCCTTGGACTGCCGGCTTCAGGATCTTGTTAAGCCCATCGGGGAACTCTCCGCAGTACATTTCCGGGCAAGAAGCAAGATGAACAGGCGAGAGCAGATCCTGGCCCAGGTCTCCAAATGGCTGAATGATTTTGCTTTCCTTGAAGCGCTGCTGTTGGATAAAGAAGAATATAAACTACATAAACTTGCAGGGACCTCAGGGAAACTCTCTCCTATCCAGTACGCAGAAGAAGCGAGAAGGATTATCGGCCTGAAAGTTGACGAGCCCATTCATGATATCTGCGGCTTGCTGGAGAGCTGTGGCATCAAGATCCTGCTCCTTCCCTACTCCTCAGACGCCTTCAATGGATTATCCGTTGGCGAAAACGATAAAGGTCCGGCTATAATCATCAATACTTGGGAACGTATCAGCATCGAGCGTCAGATATTCAGTACTGCGCACGAACTAGGCCATCTACTTATGCACCTGTCGGACTACGATGGGAAAGCACGCTCTGAAGACAAGGTTCAGGAAAAGGAAGCGGACCTCTTTGCTGGATACTTCCTCATGCCCGAACAGGGCTTTGATTCTGAGTGGGCAGAAACTGCCGGTATGCCCTTTGTAGAGCGGGTCATGAAGATCAAGAGTATCTTCAAAGTCAGCTATAAGACCGTCCTCTACCGCCTAAAGCAGAAAGGGATTGCCAGTGACATGATATGGCTGCGCTTCCAGCAGCTCTATGAAGCCAAGTACAACAAGAAGTTGTCTTTTAAGGAAGAACCCTTTCCCGAAGGATCAGAGCCTTTCGGACTAAAGCCCTTTGACTTCTATGCCGATCGCTTAGTCCGCCTCGTTAGGCGAGCCGTAGAGGAAGAGAAGATTTCCATCTCGCGGGCGGCTGAGATTCTTAACTTATCTACCGAGCAAATGATGGAACGGATTACCGAGTGGGAGGAGTTTGGCCAATGA
- a CDS encoding nucleotidyltransferase domain-containing protein has translation MDKNIVKAIEKLKQIFPEARFIVFGSQATGNASTDSDLDLCAVFPSLSKDPFDLIYDIRVEARKHLSMAMDIFVLSEPDYVSRSHGNGSLEHIIAAEGIAV, from the coding sequence ATGGATAAGAATATCGTTAAGGCGATAGAAAAGTTAAAACAGATCTTCCCCGAAGCACGTTTCATTGTGTTTGGATCTCAAGCGACCGGTAACGCCAGCACGGACAGCGATCTGGACTTGTGTGCGGTATTCCCATCTTTGTCCAAAGACCCCTTTGACCTGATATATGATATTCGTGTAGAAGCCAGAAAGCACCTTTCCATGGCCATGGATATATTTGTTCTCTCCGAACCTGATTACGTCTCTCGGAGCCACGGGAATGGTTCATTGGAACATATAATCGCAGCAGAGGGAATTGCGGTGTAA
- a CDS encoding AAA family ATPase has product MWGNVLRRANYTRTYLCRSEAMRFNASLSSCRRDRTGDRRTTLYLAIHERVLSLHKLSRVHTVLVLDEGHLLSNGMLKELRLLSNYEIDFLNGDLESRMSPNSETHLTWPARAEFHKLP; this is encoded by the coding sequence ATATGGGGGAATGTTCTTAGACGTGCCAATTACACGCGGACATACCTTTGTAGGAGCGAGGCGATGAGATTCAACGCCTCGCTCTCATCTTGCCGCCGCGATCGGACTGGAGACCGCCGGACGACGCTTTACCTCGCGATTCACGAACGGGTGCTCTCGCTGCACAAACTGAGTCGGGTCCATACGGTTCTCGTGCTTGATGAGGGGCACCTGCTTTCCAATGGCATGCTCAAGGAACTCAGGTTGCTGTCCAACTACGAGATCGATTTCCTCAACGGTGATCTCGAGTCTCGTATGAGTCCTAATTCGGAAACGCACTTAACCTGGCCTGCAAGAGCGGAATTCCATAAGTTGCCATGA
- a CDS encoding benzoate/H(+) symporter BenE family transporter: MLNMEKGVSIGKSARDFGKSLTPAGIGVSIAATLFGEGPVFLLLKLLNDANLADNVAISWLTIIFVVGGILTLFFSLYYRQPVQFAFSIPAIAIIAGALPRYAFSDILGAITLSGFLVFLLGVTGLFKAFLRYIPTPVIQGMIAGALVPFGIAIIKAIAVEPIVAGGTFLVFIVFSLFPAVSRRFPPILSALILGFGIALLGGKVNLGDISFQFSSLTFIVPTFNMTAILELTIPLALLTVGFGNIQAIGILKTQGYNPPVNAFVVLSGIGTIINSFFGGHNTVVGGPTVAMMAGPEVGREEERYSAAVLTGILMVIMAAISPLVISFTRAVPTSFIDVLAGIAMVTVIANNFSQAFSSNLKMGALFAFLITMSQIKILNVGSPLWAILGGTVISLLLERKEYLKAIHGMK; encoded by the coding sequence ATGCTAAATATGGAAAAAGGGGTATCGATTGGGAAATCGGCAAGAGATTTCGGGAAAAGTTTGACGCCTGCCGGGATAGGCGTGTCCATCGCCGCTACGTTGTTCGGAGAAGGCCCTGTTTTCCTGCTTCTGAAGCTTTTGAACGATGCTAACCTCGCCGACAACGTGGCGATCTCGTGGCTGACAATTATTTTTGTCGTGGGCGGAATCCTGACGCTTTTTTTTTCCTTGTACTACCGGCAGCCGGTGCAGTTCGCATTCTCGATACCGGCTATCGCGATTATCGCCGGTGCCTTGCCGCGATATGCCTTTAGCGACATCCTGGGGGCAATCACCCTGTCCGGCTTCTTGGTCTTCCTCTTAGGCGTAACAGGTCTCTTCAAAGCCTTCCTGCGATACATTCCGACACCCGTTATTCAGGGTATGATAGCAGGGGCCCTCGTACCCTTCGGGATTGCGATTATAAAAGCGATAGCGGTTGAACCGATTGTGGCTGGAGGCACCTTCCTCGTCTTTATTGTCTTCAGTCTTTTCCCTGCAGTTTCGCGCAGGTTCCCACCCATATTGAGCGCGCTGATCCTTGGCTTTGGCATCGCCCTGCTGGGTGGAAAAGTAAACCTGGGCGATATCAGCTTCCAATTTTCCTCACTAACCTTCATTGTACCGACGTTTAACATGACAGCCATTCTCGAACTGACTATTCCGCTCGCGCTGCTAACGGTGGGATTCGGCAATATCCAGGCGATCGGAATATTAAAGACCCAAGGGTACAATCCTCCGGTCAACGCCTTTGTCGTACTCAGCGGAATCGGGACTATTATCAACTCGTTTTTTGGAGGTCACAATACCGTGGTCGGAGGTCCGACCGTCGCGATGATGGCTGGGCCGGAGGTAGGCCGCGAGGAAGAGAGATATTCCGCTGCTGTGCTTACGGGCATCCTGATGGTAATCATGGCTGCCATTTCTCCGTTGGTCATATCCTTCACACGGGCAGTTCCCACGTCATTCATAGATGTTCTTGCGGGTATTGCAATGGTGACTGTGATAGCCAACAATTTCTCGCAGGCTTTCAGTTCTAACCTGAAGATGGGAGCCCTCTTCGCCTTCCTTATCACTATGAGTCAGATAAAGATACTCAACGTTGGATCTCCTTTGTGGGCGATTCTCGGAGGGACGGTCATCTCTCTCCTTCTTGAACGAAAAGAGTATCTTAAGGCCATCCATGGAATGAAATAG